The Listeria welshimeri serovar 6b str. SLCC5334 genome has a window encoding:
- a CDS encoding pentapeptide repeat-containing protein, with protein MKKITAPRIPDGDLTVYPNDTYFIEDVGEVSEKIFRKTTMTGEIFEHFHLETILFDGCIFDSVSLVSANLTDIVFKNCDLSNLDLMGAIIHRVRFENCKLIGVNFSDATLRNCVFVDCYADYVAFRYANLKWVAFEMGAYTNSDFSGAQLVDTYLERLDLNKAQFLNCALNGIDLSSCTFESITAMPQDLKGVSIDFSHAPALMPLFGIRVK; from the coding sequence ATGAAAAAAATTACTGCTCCGCGGATTCCTGATGGGGATTTGACGGTTTATCCGAATGATACATATTTTATTGAAGATGTTGGTGAAGTGAGTGAGAAAATCTTTAGAAAAACAACAATGACTGGAGAAATTTTTGAACATTTTCATTTAGAAACGATTCTTTTTGATGGATGTATTTTTGATTCTGTTTCTCTTGTGAGTGCGAATTTAACCGATATTGTGTTTAAAAATTGTGATTTGTCGAATTTAGACTTGATGGGCGCAATTATTCATCGTGTACGCTTTGAAAATTGCAAATTAATTGGTGTTAATTTCAGCGATGCTACACTGAGAAATTGTGTTTTTGTTGATTGTTATGCTGATTATGTCGCCTTTCGCTATGCTAATTTAAAGTGGGTGGCGTTTGAAATGGGCGCGTATACGAATAGTGATTTTAGTGGCGCCCAGCTGGTTGACACGTATTTAGAACGACTTGACCTGAACAAGGCGCAGTTTTTGAATTGTGCTTTAAATGGAATAGATCTTAGTTCTTGTACTTTTGAGTCAATCACTGCGATGCCTCAAGATTTGAAAGGTGTGAGCATTGATTTTTCTCATGCTCCTGCTTTAATGCCATTATTTGGAATACGAGTGAAATAA
- a CDS encoding 2-hydroxyacid dehydrogenase family protein, whose amino-acid sequence MKASVFVAGKLLPETMKALDKWDVKAYTSQENITEEELIKSVTEVDAIICPLSSPITAKVLESAKNLKIVANIGAGFDNIDVKKAQKLGIAVTNTPDVSTEATAELTLGLILAVARRISEGDRLCRETPEQFKGWAPTFFLGTELRGKTLGIIGLGRIGQSVAKRAAAFGMKIIYSGHHPKEAAKEWNAEFVSQEELLKRSDVVTIHAAYNPSLKHLLNETTLKTMKSSAFLINAARGPVVEEVALINALKTGIIAGAALDVFEFEPKIGPELGKLDNVVLTPHIGNATVETRAEMGRMAISNVEAVLAGNSPIHSVY is encoded by the coding sequence ATGAAAGCGAGCGTATTTGTAGCAGGGAAATTACTACCGGAAACGATGAAAGCTCTTGATAAATGGGACGTTAAGGCTTATACCAGTCAAGAAAACATTACAGAAGAGGAGTTAATAAAAAGTGTAACGGAAGTGGATGCAATTATTTGTCCGCTCTCTTCACCAATTACTGCAAAAGTATTGGAATCAGCAAAAAATCTTAAAATTGTAGCAAATATCGGCGCCGGTTTTGATAATATTGATGTAAAAAAAGCGCAGAAACTCGGGATTGCAGTAACAAATACGCCAGATGTATCAACTGAAGCGACGGCAGAACTGACGCTTGGACTAATTTTGGCGGTGGCTCGGAGAATTTCAGAAGGTGACCGTTTGTGTCGTGAAACACCAGAGCAATTTAAAGGCTGGGCGCCAACGTTCTTTTTAGGTACAGAACTAAGGGGTAAAACATTGGGAATTATTGGTTTAGGAAGAATTGGTCAATCCGTGGCAAAACGTGCAGCCGCATTTGGAATGAAAATCATATATTCCGGACACCATCCGAAAGAAGCGGCGAAAGAATGGAATGCCGAGTTCGTGAGTCAAGAAGAATTATTGAAACGTAGCGATGTTGTGACTATTCACGCCGCATACAATCCGAGCTTGAAGCATCTGTTGAACGAAACAACACTAAAAACGATGAAGTCGAGTGCATTTTTGATTAATGCTGCTAGAGGACCTGTTGTAGAAGAAGTTGCACTTATTAATGCGCTGAAAACAGGTATTATCGCGGGTGCTGCGCTTGATGTATTTGAGTTTGAACCTAAAATTGGTCCCGAGTTAGGCAAATTAGATAATGTTGTTTTAACACCGCATATTGGTAACGCAACCGTCGAAACCCGCGCAGAAATGGGGCGCATGGCTATTTCAAATGTGGAAGCAGTTTTAGCAGGAAACAGCCCAATCCATTCTGTTTATTAA